The following nucleotide sequence is from Desulfobacterales bacterium.
AGAGCAATCGACGTGCGGACAGGCTTATTTACAAAATGAAAGAAGATCCCCATCGGCTGCTAACGACGATTCTCATCGGCAACAACCTGGTTAATATCAGCGCGGCGGCCATTGCAACCGCCTTGAGCCTTCAACTTTTTCCCGGGAAAGCCCTTGGTGTCGCCACCGGCGTGATGACCTTTTTAATCCTCGTATTCGGTGAAATTTTACCCAGATCGTTTGCCACCCGAAACAACCTTCTCTTGGCCCGGTTTTTGATTTTCCCCGTCTATTGGTGCTCGCTGATCTTTTTCCCCGTCATTATTTTCCTCAATTTTATTCCTAAAATCACCGGAAGAATTAAGCGGCCGCCTGCCCTGACCGAAGAGGAATTGCTGACCTTTGTGGAGGTCGTGGAAGAGGGAGGGGAAATAAAGGAAGAGGAAAAAGAGCTGATTCATAATATTATCGAGTTCGACGATACCAGCGCATCCGAGATCATGACCCCCCGCAAGGATATGTTTGTGCTCGATGTGCACGATTGCATCGATTTAAAAGCCATTCTTCAATCCGGCTATTCCCGGATTCCCATCATCGAAGACAGCGTCGATAACATCATCGGCGTGCTTCACGTTAAGGATCTTTTTATGCACCGGGCGATATCGGATGCTCCGCCCGATCTAAGAGCCTTGATGAAAAAACCCTATTTTGTTCCCGAAAACAAAAAACTGGCGTCTTTGATGCGGCAGTTTAAAAAAAGAAAACAACATCTGGCCGTCATTGTGGATGAGCACGGCGGCGTGTCCGGTCTGATTACCCTGGAAGATGTGATTGAAGAAATCGTGGGCGAAATCAGCGATGAGACCGACAAGGAAGAACCTCACATCGTGCCGCTAAATGAAAATGAATGGCTTGTTCTGGGGAAAACCGACATTGAAGAAGTCAATGAAACCCTCGATATGAATATTCCGGATATAAAGGGATACGACACCTTTTCAGGTTATATTCTCGATCGAATCGGTAAAATTCCGGCCCTGCAAGATGAAATCCCTTTTGATAACTTTACTGTCGTCGTCAAAAAAATTGAGGGCAACCGGATTCTTCAATATCTCGTCAAGCGGACTGAGTCCCAAGCCGGCAAAACGTCAACCCCTTGATCCTCGGCCTTGCTGAAAGCTGGGCAGCTGGAGGTGATAAGGGTTTAACATAAACCGATTCGGGAGGTTACAAAGGCCGATTTGACACTAACGGCTGTTTTCTTTATAGTGCATCGCGGGTTACACTCAATATTGTTCCAGCGAACGGGAGATTTGCCATGAAAATTCGCGTTTCATGCTATTCCGGATATCGCGGTGAAGAGACTCCCAGCAGTTTCCAGTTGGGAGAGCGGCGAATTGAAATTAAAGACATCATCGACCGTTGGACTGGTCCGGATCACCGATATTTCAAGGTTCGGGGTGTGGATCAATCGGTGTATATCCTTCGACATGATTCAGTGACTTGGTCCTGGGAAATAACTTTCTTTCAGGATTCGAATTACCGAAAATCCGGCGAAACAGGAGGGGAAGATTTTTCCGGGGCGCCATACGGAAAAGGCGGAATCAACGTTGTTCATTAGCTGTCAGCAATAACATATCTAACGACCTATAAACCTTCAATCCGCAGCCATGCTATCCTTTTATCCGTATACGCTATAATAGGTCAGGCGCCTTTGCCTTTGGCCGGATCATGAAATTTCGGGGAAAATTTTGTGCTTAACAATGTCATTGTTAAACCAAGGAAGGTGAAATTGAAGAAAAGAATATGTTTCGCAATCCCATACGCCCTCATCATCATTGCGGCATTGCTGGGCTGCGGAGATAAGTCGCAACAAAAAGCCAACCACCTTGAGAGAGCACATCAATTTATTGCAGAGAAAAAATACAACGAGGCTGTGCTTGAATTAAAAAATGTCGTCCAGATAGATCCGAATGATGATATGGCCCATTATGATCTGGGTGAAACCTACATAACCCTAAACCAGAGGGGCCTGGCAGCCCAAGCCTTTGAAAATGCCGTATCCGCCAACCCGGAAAATCTGCAGGCGCAGATGAAAATGGGGCAGATATTTCTAACCAGAGGCGACATTCTGGAAGCAAGAAAAATAGTAAAAATGCTCATGGAAAAGACACCCGATGATATCGAGGTGTTAAACCTTCTTGCCGGCATACAAATTCAGGAAAAAAATACGCATGCGGCCATAATGACGTTACAAAAAGCTGTTTCCATCAACGATGGGAACAAGGAAACGCAGCTGCTGTTGGGAGGGTTGATGCTTGATCAGGGTAACGCCGAGGAAGCGGAAAAAGCGTTTCAGCGCGTTTTGTCCATCGATCCTTCAGAGCCGGTTGCCTACCTGGAATTAATTCGCCTGACGGCAGACCGGAATCAATGGGAAAAGGTTCCGCCCCTGCTTAACCGGCTAATCGAAATCTCGAAACGCAGATATGACTATCTGGCTAAATTAGGGATATTTTTTGAGCATCACCAAAAGTGGAAGATGGCGGAAAGCGTATACCTAAAGGCGGTTGCTTCAGCAGAAACCCGAGATCCTGCGCCGCTGATGAATCTGGGCACTTATTACGCCAGAAGACAATTGAACGACAAAGCGCTGGAAAAGCTGCATTCCGCGTTGGGGAAAAAACCGGACGATCCTACTATTCTTTCTTTCATCGCCAAGACGCATTTTGATTTAACCCATTTTGAAAACGCCAAAGAATATGCCGATATGGCGCTTCAAAAGGATCCGCAACATGAACAAGCCAATTATATTCGCGGTAGAGTCTATTTCCTTGACGGTAACTATGCTGCGGCAATCGAGCGATTAGATCAGGCCATCAAAGCGGCTCCGAACAATGCCTTGGCATATTATTTTAAAGCCTTATCCCTGATAGCCGGGAAAGACGCGGGACTCACGTCCGAATCGGATCTTCTAAAAGCCGCCGCTGGATTTTTCGGCGACAATGAGGCATGGGAAGCAGAACTTGCAATCAATAATTTAAAACGAGTATTGGAACTGGAACCCGGCATGCTGCATGCGAAATTGCTGCTGGCCGAGCTCTATCTAAGGCGTCGGGAAGAAAACCCGGCCCGCGAACAAATCGAGTCGGCCTTGTCCCAAGCCCCCAACAATGAGAAAGCCATCATTCTACTAACCGGCCTTAAGGTATTGAAGAGAGATTGGCAAGGCGCCATCGACCTATGTGAAAAAGCCATCGCAAAAAATAAAAACCATAGCGACTGGCTTATTCGTTTGGGAACTATTTACAGCATGACCAATCGACCGGCGGATGCGCTTCAGGCGTTTAAAAAAGCACATGAAACGGTGCCAGGAAATATTCAACCCATTCAGTTAATGGTTAATATTTATATTCGTCAAAAGCGGTTCGAGGAGGCATTAACCCTATGCGAAACCCATTCAAAAAACCGATCGAATGACCCTGCCCGCTTGGCGGAACTCGAGACGATCAAAGGTACTATATATCTGGCCCGAGGCGACAAACCCGCAGCTGTTCATTCTTTGCAAAAAGCAATTGCCGGTAATTCAAACATTCTCACGCCTCATTTTACACTTGCCCGGCTGTATTTAGAGGAAAACAAAACGGACCAGGCGATGGCACATTATGAAACGGTGCTGCGGCTGGATGAGAAAAACGTGGCCGCCGTCATGGCGATGGGGAACATCCATTACCTTCGAAAAGAAAACCAAAAAGCGGAAGACTATTACCGCCGCGCATTGTCCATTAAACCCAACCATGGTCCGGCTGCCAACAACCTGGCGTTCATTCTTTCGGGCAACGAAATGAAACTGGACGAGGCATACCGATTTGCTCAGTTGGCCGTACGAAAAATGCCGCAAGATGCCAGCGCCCGGGACACCATGGGGTGGATATTTCATCTGCAAGGCAATTATGTCGAAGCCATTGAGGAGTTTGAACAAAGTCTTGCGATAAATCCCCAAAACGCCATCGTCCATTACCATCTGGGGCTATCATATTATAAAAGAGGAGAATTTAAAACGTCGCGGGTTCATATAAAAAAAGCCCTATCACTCGATCCGAATTTCATCGGTGCGGACGAGGCAAAGATCCTGTTCGATGGGTGAGCTCATTGACGGTCTCCCCCGGCAGTCTTCTTGAATGCCATTTGATCGGGCGTATTGAACCGCCTCAACCAGAATTTGCGACATAAAAAAGGCGGGCACATACAGCCCGCCTTTTTTATCCCATCAATTTTTAAAGGGGTTTCATTTTTTTCTTCTCTGAAATTTGGCAAGTCCAATTAGCCCCACACCCATTAAGAATAAAGTCGCGGGCTCAGGTACAGGGCTCTCGCCTCCTGGTGAATTCCATACCCAGGCAGCAAAGTGGGACATGTCTTGGAGTTTTCCATTGTTATTGAATAGCCCCTCAGTTGCCCATGTTCCGGAATCATCTGCAGGTGTAACGTAATAAAGTGAATAATTATTATTCGCCTTAACTGCGTAAAAACTGATTAAATCGCCGGTTTGCCAGGTGCCGGCTGTTTTGTTGGAATAATCCAACGTAAGCTCGGCATCCGGGTAAGCATTGCCCCTATCAAGCGTTTCTTCATCAATATCAAACTTGGCATAATATTCGATTTGTTCTCTTACCGGGTCTATGTCCGGATTGTTGTTTTTAAAATAATCAGAGTTAAAAATAGCATTTAAGAAAGCCGTTACTCTCTCTTCATCTACTTCGGGCCCGCCAAGAGGATTAATTTCTGTTGGGGTATTCCCGGAAACCTTAGCCATTAAATAAACATCCGCAAACGCAACATTTGCTCCACACAAGATAAACCAGAAAACCAAAATCGGTAACAAGAGCTTCTTTTTCATTTTATTAATCTCCATTCCTCATGACAAAAGAAATAACCTGCTGCTGTAAACGAATAAACATAATCGAAGAGAATAGTGCAAACCTAACATGCAAAAACAATGCACGCCAACCAATAAAAAAGGTCATCCCAAGAAAAATTTATTCATTTTAGTGACTATAGATTTGTAATTATTGTTAATAAATCAAAATAGGCGCAGCGGAATTTCCTTCCAGAGTGTTGATACAATCAAGCAGCACGGCGCAAGTTATCACCTCAATTACATAATAATATTACATCGATTACACAGTTGTAAGTGAAACTACCCAGGCAGATTTAAATCTTTTTAATTTTTTTTATGTAACTAAAACTCCCTAAATTCATCTTCATCAAAAGGGATCACTTCTTCCGGGCAAACTTCTTTCGATTGGGTGCGGGGCGCTTGCTCAGCCTTCTGAACCGGCTTTGCCGCGGGTTTGCTCAATCGGGGGCGGGCACTGCTTGGTATTGGACGGTCAGTACGCTGAGTTTTCTTTAGGGGCGCTTTGGATTCGGCGGCTTGGGTGTCGGCAAAGCCTTCCACCACTTTGATAAGATCCTGAACATACCCTTTGATTTGCATGGCCTGGGCGCTCATTTGCTCGGAGGCGGCGGCGGATTCCTCGGAGTTGGCGGCGTTTCGCTGGCTGACGTCATCCATTTCGACAATCGCGCGGTTGATCTGCTCGATGCCCTGCGCCTGCTCCTGAGAGGCCTCTGAAATCTCATCGATCAAGTGGCTTATTTTCAATGAGATATCGATGTTTTCCTGAAAGGCTTGCTGTGTCAGATGGGTCAATTCATTCCCGGTTTTGACCACCTTCATGGTGTTTTGAATCAGATCGGAGGTGTTTTTGGCGGCAGCCGCCGCGCGCATCGCCAGGTTTCTGACCTCGTCGGCCACAACGGCAAATCCGGCACCGGCTTCGCCCGCCCTGGCCGCCTCAACGGCCGCGTTCAGCGCCAGCAGATTTGTCTGAAAGGCGATTTCGTCAATCGTCTTGATGATTTTTCCGGTTTCTTCACTACTTTGGGTAATTTCGCCAATGGCGCGGGTCATTTCAATCATGTTTGAATTGACTTTGTCCACAACCCGGCTGGCGTCTCCCATCATGGCTTTTGCTTCGTGGGCATGCCCGGCGTTTTGTTTGGTCATGTTGGACATCTCTTCAAGGGACGCGCTCGTCTCCTCAATCGAAGACGCCTGTTCGGACGATGATTCCGCCAGCGATTGGCTGGCGCTCGAAACTTGCCTGGCGGCTTCCGAAATATGCTCGGCACCATTTGAGAGGCCGGCAATGGAAGAATTGATAGGGGCTGTAATTTTATGGGCAAAAAACCAGGTGATCGGTGCGACACCCAGCAGACAGGCTCCCGCGATAGTGACCAGCCACAAGAGCATCTGACGAACGTTTTTATCCGTTTCGGCCCTTGAAAGCAAAATGCTGGCCGAACCTATTTTTTCACCTTTTTCCACCAATGGATAGACACCCTCAAAATACCTTTCCGCCGCCAGGGAGAAGTCCCGCCGAAGGGCCACAGCCCCTTCAAAGCCGTCCGCCTCGGCACCCGGCGTTAAGGATCGGGCGTCTTTATCCAACGTTTTATAGGCACTCAGAACGCCGGCCGACAACGCCCCATTGAGAAAAATATTGATTTGCGCACCGGTAATCGTGGCCACATGGGCGACAAATTGCTGGTCAAAGGCAATGGCCACCATCAATTGCCCATGATGTGTTTCAGTTCCCTCATGACTGATGACAGGCACGCTGACGCTCAACCATAGCTCATTTTCACTGGAATAAAGACGGGTGACGGGCTCTTTCGGTAAGGGAAGCGGTATATTCAAGGGAAAGGGAGGCGGCTCGGTCGACTCGGCGAAGTCATTGTGCAGCGCAAATTTGCCTGACTGTATTTGGGCTTTCAAGCTCGTGGCCTCCCCCGGCTTAGGGGCTGCAAACAACTGAATCTGCTTCCCATCAGACATCATGGCGCCGACCCATTTCCCATCCGCGCCATATATAAACGCCTTTCGAACACCCAGCACGGAAACCGCCTCACTTAATTCCATCACCAATTCTTTTCCGGTGAATGAAAATTCCTCACCGGTCAATATTAACTTCTGGA
It contains:
- a CDS encoding hemolysin family protein, whose protein sequence is MTFQLLVLFLLLILSGFFSSAETALFSISRVKARHYGKSNRRADRLIYKMKEDPHRLLTTILIGNNLVNISAAAIATALSLQLFPGKALGVATGVMTFLILVFGEILPRSFATRNNLLLARFLIFPVYWCSLIFFPVIIFLNFIPKITGRIKRPPALTEEELLTFVEVVEEGGEIKEEEKELIHNIIEFDDTSASEIMTPRKDMFVLDVHDCIDLKAILQSGYSRIPIIEDSVDNIIGVLHVKDLFMHRAISDAPPDLRALMKKPYFVPENKKLASLMRQFKKRKQHLAVIVDEHGGVSGLITLEDVIEEIVGEISDETDKEEPHIVPLNENEWLVLGKTDIEEVNETLDMNIPDIKGYDTFSGYILDRIGKIPALQDEIPFDNFTVVVKKIEGNRILQYLVKRTESQAGKTSTP
- a CDS encoding tetratricopeptide repeat protein encodes the protein MKKRICFAIPYALIIIAALLGCGDKSQQKANHLERAHQFIAEKKYNEAVLELKNVVQIDPNDDMAHYDLGETYITLNQRGLAAQAFENAVSANPENLQAQMKMGQIFLTRGDILEARKIVKMLMEKTPDDIEVLNLLAGIQIQEKNTHAAIMTLQKAVSINDGNKETQLLLGGLMLDQGNAEEAEKAFQRVLSIDPSEPVAYLELIRLTADRNQWEKVPPLLNRLIEISKRRYDYLAKLGIFFEHHQKWKMAESVYLKAVASAETRDPAPLMNLGTYYARRQLNDKALEKLHSALGKKPDDPTILSFIAKTHFDLTHFENAKEYADMALQKDPQHEQANYIRGRVYFLDGNYAAAIERLDQAIKAAPNNALAYYFKALSLIAGKDAGLTSESDLLKAAAGFFGDNEAWEAELAINNLKRVLELEPGMLHAKLLLAELYLRRREENPAREQIESALSQAPNNEKAIILLTGLKVLKRDWQGAIDLCEKAIAKNKNHSDWLIRLGTIYSMTNRPADALQAFKKAHETVPGNIQPIQLMVNIYIRQKRFEEALTLCETHSKNRSNDPARLAELETIKGTIYLARGDKPAAVHSLQKAIAGNSNILTPHFTLARLYLEENKTDQAMAHYETVLRLDEKNVAAVMAMGNIHYLRKENQKAEDYYRRALSIKPNHGPAANNLAFILSGNEMKLDEAYRFAQLAVRKMPQDASARDTMGWIFHLQGNYVEAIEEFEQSLAINPQNAIVHYHLGLSYYKRGEFKTSRVHIKKALSLDPNFIGADEAKILFDG
- a CDS encoding PEP-CTERM sorting domain-containing protein, which codes for MKKKLLLPILVFWFILCGANVAFADVYLMAKVSGNTPTEINPLGGPEVDEERVTAFLNAIFNSDYFKNNNPDIDPVREQIEYYAKFDIDEETLDRGNAYPDAELTLDYSNKTAGTWQTGDLISFYAVKANNNYSLYYVTPADDSGTWATEGLFNNNGKLQDMSHFAAWVWNSPGGESPVPEPATLFLMGVGLIGLAKFQRRKK
- a CDS encoding methyl-accepting chemotaxis protein, which codes for MKLHIKTRMIINGVVSVLVSILLAMGVVYFLVQKQSRAGANHRIEEARRVLSGQLQNKKKALERAAGNLSGREALYTKLSTIQKLILTGEEFSFTGKELVMELSEAVSVLGVRKAFIYGADGKWVGAMMSDGKQIQLFAAPKPGEATSLKAQIQSGKFALHNDFAESTEPPPFPLNIPLPLPKEPVTRLYSSENELWLSVSVPVISHEGTETHHGQLMVAIAFDQQFVAHVATITGAQINIFLNGALSAGVLSAYKTLDKDARSLTPGAEADGFEGAVALRRDFSLAAERYFEGVYPLVEKGEKIGSASILLSRAETDKNVRQMLLWLVTIAGACLLGVAPITWFFAHKITAPINSSIAGLSNGAEHISEAARQVSSASQSLAESSSEQASSIEETSASLEEMSNMTKQNAGHAHEAKAMMGDASRVVDKVNSNMIEMTRAIGEITQSSEETGKIIKTIDEIAFQTNLLALNAAVEAARAGEAGAGFAVVADEVRNLAMRAAAAAKNTSDLIQNTMKVVKTGNELTHLTQQAFQENIDISLKISHLIDEISEASQEQAQGIEQINRAIVEMDDVSQRNAANSEESAAASEQMSAQAMQIKGYVQDLIKVVEGFADTQAAESKAPLKKTQRTDRPIPSSARPRLSKPAAKPVQKAEQAPRTQSKEVCPEEVIPFDEDEFREF